Sequence from the Cellulomonas fimi ATCC 484 genome:
GGCGTCAACGGGCTCGGGGCGGCGCTCATGGTGGCCGTGTTCGCCTCGACGGGAGGGCTGACGGGCGCCGAGGTGGGCATCGTCGGCGGGACCGCGCTGCTCGCGCAGCGGCTGCTCGAGGCGGTGTTCGGCGACGAGGCGGTGCGCCGGCTCACCCGCACGGCGCACGAGCGCCTCGACGCCCGTGTCGGCGCGCTGCTGGACGTCGAGGCCGCTCGCTTCGGGGCGGTGCTCGAGCCGCTCGCCGCGCGCGTGGTCGACGGCGGGGCGCTGCGGTCACGTGCGGCCCTCGTCGAGTCGGCGGCCCGCGCCGCCGCGACGGCACCTGCAGGCGGGACGGCACCCGGGGGCGCGGCACCCGCGGGCGGCGACGCCGGCGAGGGGGCGAGCGGCGTCGCCGGCTCGGGACGGCCGCCGCAGGCCCCGCACGACGCGGCCGCCGGGCCGGGGCTGCGAGGGGCGGGGGCGTCCGGCCGGCCCCGCGGGAGCACGAGCGAGGACGCCGCGCACGGACGGCACGCGGCCGAGGACGCCGGGACGGCGGGCGGCCTGCGCGGCTGGTGGGCGCGTGTGCGCCGGGGCGGTCGCGCGTGAGCGCCGCAGCACGCGGCGGGCCTGCGGACCGCGTCGCGGCGCTCGCGGACGCGGTGCGGCTCGCCGCCGGACGCGTCGACGCCGGCGTCGAGGCACAGGCCGCGGACGTCGTCGCGCGGGCCGGGGAGCGGCTGGCGCTGTCGGGCGAGTACACGGTCGTGGCGCTCGCGGGCGCGACGGGGTCGGGGAAGTCGTCGCTCATGAACGCGCTGGTCGGCGCCGAGGTCGCACGTCCGGGCGTGATGCGCCCGACGACGGGTCGCCCGCTCGCGGTCGTGCTCCCGCCGCCGGCCCCGGCGTCGCAGGCGGTCGACACGCCGGCACCACGGCGCGGCGTCGAGGCCCCCGCGGGCCGCGACACGTCGGGACCGGGCGACCTCCTGGACTGGCTCGACGTCTCCGACCGCCACGTCGTCGCGGGGGTGGCCGCTGCCCCCGCCCGCCGCCGCCGGCGGGCTGCCGCTCCGGTCGCGGACGTCGGGGGGCCGCCCGACCTGCCGACCGGTGCCGTGCTGCTCGACCTGCCCGACCACGACTCGGTCGTGGCCGAGCACCGGGCCGTCGCCGAACGGCTGTACGCGCGAGCCGACCTGCTCGTCTGGGTCGTCGACCCGCAGAAGTACGCCGACGCGGCGCTGCACGTGCGGTACCTGCGCCCGCTCGCCGGGCACTCCGCGGTGCTCGTCCTCGCGCTCAACCAGGTCGACCGGCTCTCGCCCCGCGAGGTGCAGGCCGTCGTGGCCGACGTGCGACGGGTCGCGGCGCAGGACGGCCTGCGGGACGTGCCGGTCCTGCCGGTGAGCGCCGCGACCGGCGAGGGCGTCGGGGCGCTCCGCGCGCACCTCGCGGAGGCGGCCCGACGCCGCCAGGCGGCGACGGCGCGTGTCCTGGCGGACGTGCGGGCCGCGGGCGCCGCGCTGCGCGACGCGTGCGGGGCTGCTCCGCCTCCCGGCGCGCCCGAGCGGGGCGTGCCCGCGCTCGTCGACGCGCTCGAGGTGGCTGCCGGCGTGCCGCTCGTCGTCGACGCGACGCGACGCTCGACCCTGCACCAGGCGCGCGCCGTGACCGGGTGGCCCGTCACGCGGTGGGTGGGACGCCTGCGCGCCGACCCGTTGCGCCGGCTCGGGCTCGGGCGGCCCGCGGCGCTCGACCGGATGCGCGGCTCGTCGAGGCGTCCCGACGCGCCGTCCGTCACGGCGGACGAGCAGGCCGCACGGCGCTCGTCCCTGCCGCGCC
This genomic interval carries:
- a CDS encoding dynamin family protein, giving the protein MSAAARGGPADRVAALADAVRLAAGRVDAGVEAQAADVVARAGERLALSGEYTVVALAGATGSGKSSLMNALVGAEVARPGVMRPTTGRPLAVVLPPPAPASQAVDTPAPRRGVEAPAGRDTSGPGDLLDWLDVSDRHVVAGVAAAPARRRRRAAAPVADVGGPPDLPTGAVLLDLPDHDSVVAEHRAVAERLYARADLLVWVVDPQKYADAALHVRYLRPLAGHSAVLVLALNQVDRLSPREVQAVVADVRRVAAQDGLRDVPVLPVSAATGEGVGALRAHLAEAARRRQAATARVLADVRAAGAALRDACGAAPPPGAPERGVPALVDALEVAAGVPLVVDATRRSTLHQARAVTGWPVTRWVGRLRADPLRRLGLGRPAALDRMRGSSRRPDAPSVTADEQAARRSSLPRPATTAGALVSIAVRDYLDAATTGAPDAWTLAARSAVDRAALPDALDQAVVASAPAGERDPRWWRAVGVVQWALLSVAVAGGLWLGVLAALAYLRLPEPVTPTWGEVPWPTVLALGGLALGVLLALVARVLAGIGARRRAGRVRRRLRSGVRDVAERLVVRPATEELTAWSACRAAAERAAA